Sequence from the uncultured Fibrobacter sp. genome:
CCAACCACTAATCACCTGAAGCGCCCACACCTCATTCCTAGAGGTTTTCAATGATTACAATTTCAAAAGACAACTACGAAAAAATCCTCGCGCATGCTGTGAATAACCTCCCCGAAGAGGCCTGCGGGCTGATTGCGGGGCGCATCGAAGGTAGCGACAAGCATATCGAGAAGGTCTACCTGCTCACGAATATCGACCATTCGAACGAGCATTTTTCGCTGGACCCCAAGGAACAGCTTGCCGCCATCAAGGACATGCGTGCAAACGGCCTCTCGCCGCTGGGCAACTGGCATTCCCATCCGGAATCCCCTTCTCGCCCGTCGGAAGAAGACAAGCGCCTTGCCTACGATAGCAGGGCGAGCTATTTGATCCTTTCTTTACAGGACCGCGAACATCCGGTACTGAATTCTTTCCACATTGAAGGTGATATTGCCACGAACGAAGGTCTCGTAATCGGCTAAAGATCTCCGTACAATGGTGCCTCTGGGGTTATCGTGAAATTCCTACCCTGGGGGCACTTTTTTATGCTGATTCGAGACTGCTTTGTTTTGCATCGGGGCGGGTGCCGTGTTTGTCTCGAAAATTTTTATTTTTGTGTGGCTAATTTTAAGATTGTCTGAAGGCGAAAAGAAAGATGTTCAAAGTAGGTTTTGATAACGCGGCGTACCTCAAGACGCAGTCCGAAAAAATTGCCGAGCGCATTGCGAAGTTCGGCGGAAAGCTTTACCTGGAATTTGGCGGAAAACTGTTCGATGACCATCACGCATCCCGCGTGTTGCCTGGCTTCGCTCCTGACAGTAAGATCCGCATGCTTGAGAAAATCAAGGACAAGGCTGAAGTCATTATTGCAATCAATGCGGGCGACATCGAGAAGAACAAGGTCCGCGGCGACCTCGGCATTACCTATGACCAGGACGTGCTCCGCCTGATCGATGCGTTCCGCGGTTACGGCCTGTACGTGAGCAGCGTGGTGCTGACCCGCTGGCAGGAACAGCCGAGTGCGATTGCCTACCAGAAGAAGCTGGAAGGACTTGGCCTCAAGGTTTACCGCCACTACCCGATTGCGGGTTACCCGAGCAACATTCCTTTGGTTGTAAGCGACGACGGTTACGGCAAGAACGAATTTGTCGAAACGACGCGCGAACTCGTCGTGGTGACGGCTCCGGGCCCGGGCAGTGGAAAGATGGCCGTGTGCCTTTCGCAGATTTATCACGAGAACAAGCGCGGCGTGAAGGCCGGTTACGCCAAGTTCGAGACGTTCCCCATCTGGAATATTCCGCTCAAGCATCCGGTGAACCTCGCTTACGAGGCCGCTACCGCCGACTTGAACGATGTGAACATGATCGACCCGTTCCACTTGGAAGCTTACGGACAAACTACCATCAACTATAACCGCGATGTGGAAATTTTCCCGGTGCTGAATGCGCTGTTTACGCGTATTCTTGGTGAATCTCCGTACAAGAGCCCCACGGACATGGGCGTGAACATGGCCGGCAACTGCATTGTCGATGACGACGCCGTTTGCGAGGCCGCGCGCCAGGAAATCATCCGCCGCTATTACAACACGCTTTGCGACGTGCGCAAGGGCAACGCGGAAAAAGACCAGATTTACAAGCAGGAACTCATCATGGAGCAGGCGCAGATCAGTACTGCGAATCGCCCGGTGATTGCTGCCGCAGTCCAAAAAGCCGAAGAGACCGAAGGTCCTGCTGTCGCTATTCAGTTGAATGACGGCACTATCATCACGGGCAAGACTTCGTCGCTGCTTGGAGCGTCTTCTGCAATGTTGCTGGATTCGCTCAAGCACCTTGCGGGTATTCCGGATGAGGTGCGTTTGCTTTCTCCGATGGTTATTGAGCCTATCCAGAACTTAAAAACCAAACAGCTTGGGCATAACAACCCTCGT
This genomic interval carries:
- a CDS encoding DUF1846 domain-containing protein, with the protein product MFKVGFDNAAYLKTQSEKIAERIAKFGGKLYLEFGGKLFDDHHASRVLPGFAPDSKIRMLEKIKDKAEVIIAINAGDIEKNKVRGDLGITYDQDVLRLIDAFRGYGLYVSSVVLTRWQEQPSAIAYQKKLEGLGLKVYRHYPIAGYPSNIPLVVSDDGYGKNEFVETTRELVVVTAPGPGSGKMAVCLSQIYHENKRGVKAGYAKFETFPIWNIPLKHPVNLAYEAATADLNDVNMIDPFHLEAYGQTTINYNRDVEIFPVLNALFTRILGESPYKSPTDMGVNMAGNCIVDDDAVCEAARQEIIRRYYNTLCDVRKGNAEKDQIYKQELIMEQAQISTANRPVIAAAVQKAEETEGPAVAIQLNDGTIITGKTSSLLGASSAMLLDSLKHLAGIPDEVRLLSPMVIEPIQNLKTKQLGHNNPRLHMDEVLVALSVCALTDYNAKLAMEKLSELRHCEVHSSVILSQVDVGVFRRLGVNLTTEPTYQTSKLYHG
- a CDS encoding M67 family metallopeptidase; translation: MITISKDNYEKILAHAVNNLPEEACGLIAGRIEGSDKHIEKVYLLTNIDHSNEHFSLDPKEQLAAIKDMRANGLSPLGNWHSHPESPSRPSEEDKRLAYDSRASYLILSLQDREHPVLNSFHIEGDIATNEGLVIG